Proteins encoded by one window of Pseudonocardia alni:
- a CDS encoding Rieske 2Fe-2S domain-containing protein gives MSGVTRYVHDDSGPARADALTATALPYPDGWFCLAFSDELPPGGVLTRTLMGEEVVLYRTRGGVLRAVRPYCPHLGAHLGAGGAVEGENIVCPFHRFAFDPSGTCVATGYGLQPPKAALTRYDVCEVNSSVYVWRHALGEPPTWEVPALHGPRPSVFRHTTVDLAGHPQMIVENAFDFGHLTQLHGLSGLTIDADPVIGEPTCTIPVTAGGRALVPSASYELTVVGLSTLAAVARLGPLGEMYVLLHATPTAPGRLHLRLGATVALEKVPFVPDVLGRLITDPLSQLFSRLAHHITLRDAAPDFPVWNHQIYVEHPKLAPGDGPVGRYRRWARQFYSEPVSGNVRQDPDRP, from the coding sequence ATGTCCGGTGTCACCCGCTACGTCCACGACGACTCCGGTCCCGCCCGCGCGGATGCGCTGACCGCGACCGCGCTGCCCTATCCCGACGGCTGGTTCTGCCTCGCCTTCTCCGACGAGCTCCCGCCCGGTGGCGTCCTCACCCGCACGCTGATGGGGGAGGAGGTGGTGCTCTACCGCACCCGCGGGGGAGTGCTGCGGGCCGTGCGGCCCTACTGCCCGCACCTGGGAGCACATCTGGGGGCGGGCGGCGCGGTCGAGGGCGAGAACATCGTCTGTCCGTTCCACCGGTTCGCCTTCGACCCGAGCGGTACCTGCGTGGCGACCGGCTACGGGCTGCAGCCGCCGAAGGCCGCGCTGACCCGGTACGACGTGTGCGAGGTGAACAGCTCCGTCTACGTGTGGCGGCATGCGCTGGGAGAGCCGCCGACCTGGGAGGTGCCCGCCCTGCACGGCCCGCGGCCCAGCGTCTTCCGGCACACCACGGTCGACCTCGCGGGCCATCCGCAGATGATCGTCGAGAACGCGTTCGACTTCGGGCACCTCACCCAGCTGCACGGCCTGAGCGGGCTCACCATCGACGCCGATCCGGTGATCGGGGAGCCCACCTGCACGATCCCGGTGACCGCGGGAGGGCGGGCGTTGGTCCCCAGCGCGTCCTACGAGCTGACCGTCGTCGGGCTCTCGACGTTGGCGGCGGTGGCGAGGCTCGGCCCGCTCGGCGAGATGTACGTCCTGCTGCACGCGACCCCCACGGCGCCGGGCAGGCTCCACCTGCGCCTGGGCGCCACCGTGGCGCTGGAGAAGGTCCCGTTCGTGCCCGACGTCCTGGGCCGGCTGATCACCGACCCGCTCTCGCAGCTGTTCAGCCGCCTGGCGCACCACATCACCCTCCGGGACGCCGCTCCGGACTTCCCGGTGTGGAACCACCAGATCTACGTCGAGCATCCGAAGCTGGCGCCGGGTGATGGGCCCGTCGGCCGCTACCGGCGGTGGGCCCGGCAGTTCTACTCCGAGCCGGTCTCCGGGAACGTCCGGCAGGACCCGGACCGGCCCTGA
- the pntB gene encoding Re/Si-specific NAD(P)(+) transhydrogenase subunit beta — protein MQTWTTAAYLIAAILFVISLAGLSRHETAKSGVLFGIAGMTIALVATAVVALGQASGLGVALLLVAVVVGGAIGLWRARVVEMTGMPELIALMHSFVGLAAVLVGWNGFLEVESGHLQLEGSLLGIHHAEVAVGVFIGAVTFTGSVVAYLKLSAKIKSAPLMLPGKNVLNLGALVAFAVLTVVFVISPQMWILAVLTVLALLLGLHLVASIGGGDMPVVVSMLNSYSGWAAAAAGFLLGNDLLIITGALVGSSGAYLSYIMCKAMNRSFVSVIAGGFGATSSAAAAVEGEHREVDAEGVAELLANADSVVITPGYGMAVAQAQYPVAELTRSLRDAGVNVRFGVHPVAGRLPGHMNVLLAEAQVPYDIVLEMDEINDDLAETDVVLVIGANDTVNPAASEDPGSPIAGMPVLRVWDAKDVIVFKRSMATGYAGVQNPLFFRDNTQMLFGDAKERVQDILSSIKSLTKAG, from the coding sequence GTGCAGACGTGGACCACTGCGGCGTACCTGATCGCCGCGATCCTGTTCGTGATCAGCCTCGCGGGGCTGTCGCGGCACGAGACCGCCAAGTCCGGGGTGCTGTTCGGCATCGCCGGCATGACGATCGCGCTGGTCGCCACGGCCGTCGTCGCGCTCGGCCAGGCGTCCGGGCTGGGCGTCGCCCTGCTGCTGGTCGCCGTCGTCGTCGGCGGGGCGATCGGGCTCTGGCGGGCCCGCGTCGTCGAGATGACGGGGATGCCCGAGCTCATCGCGCTCATGCACAGCTTCGTCGGCCTCGCCGCGGTGCTGGTCGGCTGGAACGGCTTCCTGGAGGTCGAGTCCGGTCACCTACAGCTCGAGGGCTCGCTGCTGGGCATCCACCACGCCGAGGTCGCCGTCGGCGTCTTCATCGGCGCGGTGACCTTCACCGGCTCGGTGGTCGCCTACCTGAAGCTGTCGGCGAAGATCAAGTCGGCGCCGCTGATGCTGCCCGGCAAGAATGTCCTCAACCTCGGCGCGCTCGTGGCGTTCGCGGTGCTGACGGTCGTCTTCGTCATCTCGCCGCAGATGTGGATCCTGGCCGTGCTCACGGTGCTGGCACTGCTGCTCGGCCTGCACCTGGTCGCCTCGATCGGCGGCGGTGACATGCCGGTCGTGGTGTCGATGCTGAACTCGTACTCCGGCTGGGCCGCCGCGGCGGCAGGCTTCCTGCTCGGCAACGACCTGCTGATCATCACCGGTGCGCTGGTCGGCTCCTCCGGTGCCTACCTGTCCTACATCATGTGCAAGGCGATGAACCGCTCGTTCGTCTCGGTCATCGCGGGCGGGTTCGGTGCCACCTCCTCGGCGGCCGCCGCCGTCGAGGGCGAGCACCGCGAGGTCGACGCCGAGGGGGTCGCCGAGCTGCTCGCGAACGCCGACAGCGTCGTCATCACCCCCGGCTACGGCATGGCCGTCGCCCAGGCGCAGTACCCGGTCGCGGAGCTGACCCGCTCACTGCGCGACGCCGGCGTGAACGTGCGCTTCGGCGTCCACCCGGTCGCGGGGCGGCTCCCCGGGCACATGAACGTGCTCCTCGCCGAGGCCCAGGTGCCCTACGACATCGTCCTGGAGATGGACGAGATCAACGACGATCTCGCCGAGACCGACGTCGTGCTGGTCATCGGCGCCAACGACACGGTCAACCCGGCCGCGTCGGAGGACCCGGGCTCGCCGATCGCCGGGATGCCGGTGCTGCGGGTGTGGGACGCCAAGGACGTGATCGTGTTCAAGCGGTCGATGGCCACCGGCTACGCGGGAGTGCAGAACCCGCTGTTCTTCCGGGACAACACCCAGATGCTGTTCGGCGACGCCAAGGAGCGCGTGCAGGACATCCTGTCCTCGATCAAGAGCCTCACGAAGGCGGGCTGA
- a CDS encoding Re/Si-specific NAD(P)(+) transhydrogenase subunit alpha produces MSDSPDPSGPAMRIGVAAEAEPETRVAMSPETVAKVVGLGYAVTVESGAGARAGFTDEAYAEAGADVVDGPVWDTDIVVRINAPQPDEIGKLREGSVLIAMLAPRFEAERTEALTAQGVTALSMDAVPRISRAQSMDVLSSMANIAGYRAVIEAAHVFGRFFTGQVTAAGKVPPAKVLVAGAGVAGLAAIAAANSLGAVVRATDPRSEVADQVRSLGGEYLAVEVEQEASTDGYAKATSADYDKRAAEIYSEQAADCDIIITTALIPGRPAPKLITAADVASMRPGSVVVDMAASQGGNVEGSVAGEVVVTDHGVTVVGYTDLAARLPAQASQLYGTNVLNLLKLMTPEKDGRLALDLDDTVVRGITTAHAGETLWPPPEVTVSAAPAAQPAEEPKEKEPEKPRSPYAGLAAGIVGALALFAVTALAPAELAGHLTVFVLAIVIGFYVIGNVHHALHTPLMSVTNAISGIIVVGAILQIGTGGDALVIGLAAVAVLLAAINIVGGFAVTRRMLQMFTRS; encoded by the coding sequence ATGAGCGACAGCCCTGACCCGTCGGGACCGGCGATGCGGATAGGCGTGGCCGCGGAGGCGGAGCCCGAGACCCGCGTGGCGATGAGCCCCGAGACGGTCGCGAAGGTCGTCGGCCTCGGTTACGCCGTCACGGTCGAGTCCGGGGCGGGTGCCCGTGCCGGGTTCACCGACGAGGCGTACGCCGAGGCCGGTGCCGACGTCGTCGACGGTCCCGTCTGGGACACCGACATCGTGGTGCGGATCAACGCCCCGCAGCCCGACGAGATCGGCAAGCTGCGCGAGGGGTCCGTGCTGATCGCCATGCTCGCGCCGCGCTTCGAGGCCGAGCGGACCGAGGCGCTCACCGCCCAGGGCGTCACCGCACTGTCGATGGACGCGGTGCCGCGGATCTCGCGGGCCCAGTCGATGGACGTGCTGTCGTCGATGGCCAACATCGCGGGCTACCGGGCGGTGATCGAGGCGGCCCACGTGTTCGGCCGGTTCTTCACCGGTCAGGTCACCGCGGCGGGCAAGGTCCCGCCGGCGAAGGTGCTCGTGGCCGGGGCGGGCGTCGCCGGGCTCGCCGCCATCGCCGCGGCCAACAGCCTGGGCGCGGTCGTGCGGGCCACCGACCCGCGCTCCGAGGTCGCCGACCAGGTGCGGTCGCTCGGCGGCGAGTACCTGGCGGTCGAGGTCGAGCAGGAGGCCTCCACCGACGGCTACGCCAAGGCCACCTCGGCGGACTACGACAAGCGCGCGGCCGAGATCTACTCCGAGCAGGCCGCGGACTGCGACATCATCATCACCACCGCGCTGATCCCGGGGCGCCCCGCGCCGAAGCTGATCACCGCCGCGGACGTGGCGTCCATGCGCCCGGGCAGCGTGGTCGTCGACATGGCGGCCTCGCAGGGCGGCAACGTCGAGGGCTCGGTGGCCGGCGAGGTCGTCGTGACCGACCACGGCGTGACGGTCGTCGGCTACACCGACCTGGCCGCCCGGCTGCCCGCGCAGGCCTCGCAGCTCTACGGCACGAACGTGCTCAACCTGCTCAAGCTCATGACCCCGGAGAAGGACGGGCGGCTCGCGCTCGACCTCGACGACACGGTGGTCCGCGGCATCACCACCGCGCACGCGGGGGAGACGCTCTGGCCGCCGCCCGAGGTCACGGTGAGCGCGGCGCCCGCCGCCCAGCCGGCCGAGGAGCCGAAGGAGAAGGAGCCGGAGAAGCCGCGTTCCCCGTACGCGGGTCTCGCCGCCGGGATCGTCGGCGCGCTGGCGCTGTTCGCGGTCACGGCTCTGGCTCCGGCCGAGCTCGCCGGGCACCTCACGGTGTTCGTGCTGGCGATCGTCATCGGCTTCTACGTCATCGGCAACGTGCACCACGCGCTGCACACGCCGCTGATGTCGGTCACGAACGCGATCTCCGGCATCATCGTCGTCGGCGCGATCCTGCAGATCGGCACCGGCGGCGACGCCCTGGTCATCGGGCTCGCCGCGGTCGCGGTGCTGCTCGCCGCCATCAACATCGTCGGTGGCTTCGCGGTGACCCGCCGCATGCTGCAGATGTTCACGAGGAGCTGA